One genomic window of Hymenobacter sp. J193 includes the following:
- a CDS encoding HPP family protein gives MRRKLRGHARRARVIIYQETLFDYKEHLWTFVGAFTGMGLIGLLSRYVFGPSDTLLLVGSFGASSVLIYGVVNSPLAQPRNLIGGHLVSAVIGVTVQQLAGEELWLAAALAVALSIVGMQITKTLHPPGGATALIATVGSAQLKALGYWYVLMPVLVGVLLLLVVALVVNNITATRSYPANKHWYKIWRRRYS, from the coding sequence ATGCGAAGAAAGCTACGCGGACACGCACGTCGGGCACGGGTCATCATCTACCAGGAAACCCTGTTCGACTACAAAGAGCACCTCTGGACGTTCGTCGGGGCGTTTACCGGTATGGGGCTGATTGGCCTGCTGAGCCGCTACGTCTTTGGCCCTTCCGACACGCTGCTGCTTGTTGGCTCGTTCGGAGCCTCCTCGGTGCTGATTTATGGGGTCGTGAACAGCCCGCTGGCGCAGCCGCGCAACCTTATTGGGGGGCACCTCGTCAGCGCGGTAATTGGGGTTACGGTGCAGCAACTGGCGGGCGAAGAGCTGTGGCTGGCGGCGGCGCTGGCGGTGGCCTTGTCCATTGTGGGCATGCAGATAACTAAAACCCTGCACCCGCCGGGTGGTGCCACGGCCCTTATTGCCACGGTGGGCTCGGCGCAGCTCAAGGCGCTGGGGTATTGGTACGTGCTGATGCCGGTACTGGTGGGCGTACTGCTGCTGCTGGTGGTGGCGCTGGTGGTCAACAACATCACGGCCACGCGCAGCTACCCGGCCAACAAGCACTGGTATAAAATCTGGCGCCGCCGGTATTCATAG
- a CDS encoding glycoside hydrolase family 43 protein: MKHLLLPGALAGLLLTHVACVQTTQTTAGKPKSAAVTKQAGNPVFPGWYADPEAVIFGKEYWVYPTYSAPFDEQVFMDAFSSPDLVHWTKHPRIVDTTSIRWARRAMWAPAVVKKDSKYFLFFGANDVHEGEVGGIGVAVADRPEGPFRDYLGKPLVGNIHNGAQPIDQFVFQDQDGQYYLIYGGWSHCNIARLKPDFTGFLPFPDGRTFREITPQNYVEGPIMFRRQGKYYFMWSEGGWAGPDYSVAYAVADSPLGPFRREGKILQQDPAVATGAGHHSVVQVPGTDEWYIVYHRRPLGETDMNHRVTCIDRMYFNAEGRIQPVKITQEGVPARKL; this comes from the coding sequence ATGAAACACCTTCTGCTGCCGGGGGCGCTGGCGGGCCTGCTGCTGACGCACGTAGCCTGCGTTCAAACCACCCAAACCACCGCGGGTAAGCCCAAGTCCGCAGCCGTAACCAAGCAGGCCGGCAACCCGGTATTCCCCGGCTGGTACGCCGACCCGGAAGCTGTCATCTTCGGCAAGGAGTATTGGGTATACCCTACCTACTCGGCGCCGTTTGATGAGCAGGTGTTTATGGATGCTTTTTCGTCGCCTGACCTGGTACACTGGACCAAGCACCCGCGCATTGTGGATACCACCAGCATCCGGTGGGCCCGACGGGCTATGTGGGCCCCGGCCGTGGTCAAAAAGGACAGCAAATACTTTTTGTTCTTCGGGGCCAACGACGTGCACGAGGGCGAAGTAGGCGGGATTGGCGTGGCCGTGGCCGACCGGCCCGAGGGCCCGTTCCGCGACTACCTGGGCAAGCCGCTCGTCGGCAATATCCACAATGGCGCCCAGCCCATCGACCAGTTCGTGTTTCAGGATCAGGACGGGCAGTATTACCTCATCTACGGCGGCTGGTCGCACTGCAACATTGCCCGCCTCAAGCCCGACTTCACCGGCTTCCTGCCTTTTCCTGATGGCCGGACGTTCCGGGAAATTACCCCGCAGAACTATGTGGAAGGCCCGATTATGTTCCGGCGCCAGGGCAAGTACTACTTTATGTGGAGTGAGGGGGGCTGGGCCGGGCCCGACTACTCAGTGGCCTACGCCGTGGCCGACTCGCCGCTGGGCCCTTTCCGGCGGGAAGGCAAAATTCTACAGCAGGACCCGGCCGTGGCCACCGGGGCAGGCCACCACTCCGTGGTGCAGGTGCCGGGCACCGATGAATGGTACATTGTGTACCACCGCCGCCCGCTAGGCGAAACCGACATGAACCACCGCGTCACTTGCATCGACCGGATGTACTTCAATGCCGAGGGCCGCATTCAACCGGTGAAGATTACCCAGGAAGGCGTACCGGCACGGAAACTCTAA
- a CDS encoding NmrA family NAD(P)-binding protein yields MSSPTIPASSTAPTTDAPLVVLAGATGSLGLLIAHHLRRRGAAVRALVRPAASTRAEAESLRRQGVEVATVEYGNAAALRQACTGAACLVSALSGLRPVIVDAQTQLLEAAVAAGVPRFIPSDFSADFTRLPEGSNRNFDLRREFQRRLDQAPIQATSILNGMFMDLLTGQAPLIQPAIRRIVYWGDADQLLDFTTMVNTAEFTAAAALDATTPRYLRVAGQVASIRGLQAEAQAATGQEFKLLRVGGLGILAGLITATRTLLPAKDEVFPPWQGMQYLHNMLSGQAKLPEPLDNARYPAIRYTQVREVLAGQS; encoded by the coding sequence ATGTCTTCTCCCACTATTCCCGCTTCTTCCACTGCTCCTACCACCGATGCGCCGCTTGTTGTGCTGGCTGGCGCTACCGGCTCCCTCGGGCTACTGATTGCGCATCATCTGAGGCGACGCGGCGCGGCCGTGCGGGCTTTGGTGCGCCCCGCGGCCAGCACTAGGGCGGAAGCAGAATCGTTGCGGCGGCAGGGCGTGGAGGTGGCCACGGTAGAGTATGGCAACGCGGCAGCGCTCCGGCAGGCCTGCACCGGCGCCGCGTGCTTGGTGTCGGCGCTATCGGGGCTGCGGCCGGTGATAGTGGACGCGCAGACGCAGCTGCTGGAAGCGGCCGTGGCGGCCGGGGTACCGCGTTTTATTCCCTCGGATTTTTCGGCCGACTTCACCCGGCTGCCCGAGGGCTCCAACCGCAACTTCGACCTGCGCCGGGAGTTTCAGCGCCGGCTCGACCAGGCTCCTATTCAGGCCACGTCCATCCTCAACGGCATGTTTATGGACCTGCTCACCGGCCAGGCACCCTTGATCCAGCCCGCCATCCGCCGCATCGTGTACTGGGGCGACGCTGACCAACTGCTTGACTTCACCACGATGGTGAACACGGCCGAATTTACGGCTGCCGCCGCCCTTGATGCCACCACGCCCCGCTACCTGCGCGTGGCCGGCCAGGTAGCCAGCATCCGCGGGCTGCAGGCCGAGGCCCAGGCTGCCACGGGCCAGGAGTTTAAGCTGCTACGCGTAGGTGGGCTGGGCATTTTAGCTGGACTGATTACCGCAACCCGCACGCTGCTGCCGGCCAAAGACGAAGTGTTTCCGCCCTGGCAGGGCATGCAGTACCTGCACAACATGCTCAGCGGCCAGGCCAAACTGCCGGAGCCCCTCGACAATGCCCGCTACCCCGCTATCCGCTACACGCAGGTGCGGGAAGTGCTGGCGGGGCAAAGCTGA
- a CDS encoding GNAT family N-acetyltransferase has protein sequence MKPELHDLPLIDNSGGHRFELTVNYATAFMEYGERDGAMALFHTEVPAQLEGQGVGTALVEKVLAEIERRQLPLIPLCPFVTGYLKRHPEWQRLVAPAYQRWFQQTPE, from the coding sequence ATGAAACCCGAACTCCACGACCTTCCACTTATTGACAACAGCGGCGGCCACCGCTTCGAGCTGACTGTGAACTACGCCACTGCCTTCATGGAGTATGGCGAGCGGGACGGAGCTATGGCCCTGTTTCACACCGAAGTGCCGGCCCAGCTGGAAGGGCAGGGGGTAGGCACGGCCCTGGTGGAAAAGGTGCTGGCCGAAATCGAGCGGCGGCAGCTGCCGCTGATACCCCTGTGCCCGTTTGTGACCGGCTACCTCAAGCGCCACCCGGAGTGGCAGCGGCTGGTGGCTCCCGCCTATCAGCGCTGGTTTCAGCAAACCCCAGAATAA
- a CDS encoding SMI1/KNR4 family protein — translation MHEELLNRIRLYLAENELFAGQAATPAQLAAAEAQLGVAFAPAYREFVALFGGSYVGVPVYGFNNCPMLSAETVVDLTIRFRNDYQALGRWPVLARSYVISLTGSGDPVILDLQGQVRVYYHDSGEEEVLADSFQELLEQHLPH, via the coding sequence ATGCATGAGGAGCTGCTTAACCGAATCCGGCTTTATCTGGCCGAAAACGAGCTGTTCGCGGGCCAGGCCGCAACACCGGCGCAGCTTGCTGCCGCGGAAGCACAGTTAGGCGTTGCCTTCGCGCCAGCCTATAGAGAGTTTGTCGCCTTGTTTGGGGGAAGCTACGTGGGCGTACCGGTGTACGGGTTCAACAACTGCCCCATGCTGTCCGCCGAAACGGTTGTGGACTTAACCATAAGGTTCCGAAACGACTATCAGGCCCTCGGCCGCTGGCCTGTACTGGCCCGCAGCTACGTTATTTCCCTGACGGGCAGCGGCGACCCTGTCATTCTGGACCTGCAGGGGCAGGTCAGGGTGTACTACCACGACAGCGGGGAGGAGGAGGTGCTGGCTGATAGTTTTCAGGAGCTGCTTGAGCAGCATTTGCCCCACTGA
- a CDS encoding acyltransferase family protein: MTNGLRRYYPGITIFKLIGSLLVMQNHIRLSDTYMELNQHLPGLVQAASMVVPCFYMIAGFLAYQGWHHAREPRRYVTTYLRWVGLVYVFFCLLHFGTVVVPQLVASNFSVQPLKVLFERYLVRGPYLVLWFIPPLLFGIFVSYALDSRQQLRKGVWLALAGFVLAQVLNGSLRVVVEAWFPAVIPLFQIKHMYLLGYAAANYLGVGFPFILGGVLVAKYEDVFLQIRARTFVALTGLCVGTEFLLLHWLVEGPLQYQLAVSMLPISVFLFYGVLHIQSAGIRKYHKLINTYSMVVYFTHMFLIALNAWLLGWSTGHLSPLQAAVCAGLTFLQTVLLTALFMVFTQKKLQPAGFEELGRMQAPQGKPVPGALPIREG; encoded by the coding sequence ATGACTAACGGGTTACGCCGGTACTATCCGGGCATAACGATATTCAAACTGATAGGCTCGCTGCTGGTTATGCAGAACCATATCCGGCTGTCGGACACGTATATGGAGCTGAACCAGCACCTGCCGGGGCTGGTTCAGGCCGCGAGCATGGTGGTGCCGTGTTTTTATATGATAGCGGGTTTTCTGGCCTATCAGGGCTGGCACCATGCCCGGGAGCCGCGTCGGTACGTGACGACCTATCTGCGCTGGGTTGGGCTGGTTTACGTGTTCTTCTGTTTGCTACACTTCGGTACGGTAGTGGTACCCCAGCTGGTGGCGAGCAACTTTTCCGTGCAGCCGCTCAAGGTGCTGTTCGAGCGTTATCTGGTAAGGGGGCCGTATCTGGTCCTGTGGTTTATTCCGCCCCTGCTGTTCGGTATTTTCGTTTCGTATGCTCTCGACAGCCGGCAGCAGCTGCGCAAAGGAGTCTGGCTGGCGCTGGCCGGCTTTGTCCTGGCCCAGGTCTTAAATGGCAGCCTGCGGGTGGTGGTTGAGGCCTGGTTTCCGGCTGTGATACCGCTGTTTCAGATAAAGCATATGTACCTGCTGGGCTATGCAGCGGCCAATTACCTGGGCGTTGGCTTTCCGTTTATCCTCGGCGGCGTACTCGTGGCTAAGTATGAAGACGTTTTCCTGCAAATCAGAGCCCGGACGTTTGTTGCCCTGACAGGGCTTTGCGTGGGCACGGAATTCCTGCTGCTTCACTGGCTGGTCGAAGGGCCGCTTCAGTATCAGCTGGCCGTGAGTATGCTGCCCATCAGTGTGTTCCTGTTCTATGGCGTGCTGCATATTCAGTCAGCCGGCATCCGGAAATACCATAAGCTGATCAACACCTACAGCATGGTGGTGTACTTCACGCATATGTTCCTGATTGCCCTGAATGCCTGGCTGCTTGGCTGGTCAACTGGCCATTTGTCACCGCTGCAGGCCGCAGTGTGCGCAGGACTCACCTTCCTGCAGACCGTTTTGCTGACGGCTCTCTTCATGGTATTTACGCAAAAGAAGCTGCAGCCTGCAGGTTTCGAGGAGCTAGGCAGAATGCAAGCGCCCCAAGGTAAGCCTGTCCCGGGCGCACTACCCATCCGCGAAGGGTAA
- the folK gene encoding 2-amino-4-hydroxy-6-hydroxymethyldihydropteridine diphosphokinase, translating to MPLAYLLLGSNLGDRAATLSQARQQLGETAGALVAASGLYETAPWGLAEQPAFLNQAVALRTTLSPTELLAACLAAEQRAGRTRHVRWDARTLDVDILLFDDVVLDTPALQLPHPRLPERRFALAPLCEIAATVRHPLLHSTIADLLEICGDTLPVERVS from the coding sequence ATGCCTCTTGCCTACCTCCTGCTTGGCTCCAACCTCGGCGACCGGGCCGCTACGCTGAGCCAGGCCCGGCAGCAGCTGGGCGAAACGGCGGGTGCCCTCGTGGCTGCTTCGGGCTTATATGAAACGGCGCCCTGGGGTCTGGCAGAGCAGCCTGCTTTCCTCAACCAGGCCGTGGCGTTGCGTACTACCCTCTCCCCTACCGAGCTGCTGGCCGCCTGCTTGGCCGCCGAGCAGCGCGCGGGCCGCACCCGCCACGTACGCTGGGACGCCCGCACGCTGGATGTGGACATTCTGCTCTTTGATGACGTAGTGCTGGACACACCCGCGCTCCAGCTACCCCACCCACGCCTCCCGGAGCGCCGCTTTGCCCTGGCCCCCCTCTGCGAAATTGCCGCTACCGTGCGCCACCCGCTGCTGCATAGTACCATCGCCGATCTGTTGGAAATCTGCGGGGATACGCTGCCGGTTGAGCGGGTGAGTTAA